A genomic region of Ancylothrix sp. D3o contains the following coding sequences:
- a CDS encoding ParA family protein, producing the protein MAIRLALLSNAGGSGKTTLAVHLAYLLGVAGYSVALVDLDPQGSCSLMGGLARPHPDKTIAAVLQDNFQGDWPTVPLWPDHIENVVAVQGEMALVKSINELVFHERGAYLLSDRLSDYPLSQDILIFDCPATLGPLPLIALSACTHLLVPVQVEPKSADGSGKLLEWFYHNCRRLRLKPEPQILGFVPNQYDKTIAIHRNILASLEPQLSKLSIPCFKPIRFSAEFKNASALGLPIHLYRPLHPACKDFTPIVTKITQLIKKPKTIHE; encoded by the coding sequence ATGGCAATCAGACTAGCGCTCCTTTCCAACGCAGGTGGTAGTGGAAAAACTACTCTAGCGGTACATCTAGCTTATTTATTAGGAGTGGCTGGATATAGTGTAGCGCTCGTTGACTTAGACCCCCAAGGTTCCTGCTCTTTAATGGGAGGACTAGCGCGACCCCATCCCGACAAAACCATTGCTGCCGTATTGCAAGACAACTTCCAAGGAGACTGGCCAACCGTACCCCTATGGCCGGATCACATAGAAAATGTGGTAGCAGTACAAGGAGAAATGGCATTAGTAAAAAGCATCAACGAATTAGTCTTCCACGAACGGGGTGCTTATTTACTTAGTGATCGCCTATCAGATTATCCATTATCTCAAGACATCTTAATTTTCGACTGTCCTGCCACATTAGGGCCATTACCTTTAATTGCCCTTTCCGCTTGTACTCATTTGTTAGTTCCCGTACAAGTAGAACCAAAATCAGCTGATGGGTCGGGCAAACTCTTAGAGTGGTTCTACCACAACTGTCGTCGTCTCAGACTCAAACCAGAACCACAGATACTAGGATTCGTTCCTAACCAGTACGATAAAACGATCGCCATTCACCGCAATATTTTAGCGTCCTTAGAACCACAACTATCCAAACTATCCATCCCCTGCTTCAAACCGATTCGGTTCTCCGCAGAATTCAAGAATGCCTCGGCCCTAGGATTACCAATTCACCTTTACCGCCCCCTACATCCAGCCTGCAAAGACTTCACCCCAATAGTGACTAAG